The sequence TATAGTAATCAAATCCAATTAAAGTCGTGAGTTGATTCCGTGCAAACTGCTTCCGAAATTCTTAACGCCGATCAGTCTTCAGAAACATTCCGTCGTCACAGTCCGCCGCCGCTCCAGTCGCGTCCACTGAACATTCCCGCGCCGGTCGAACTAACGCTCGATAATGAACTCCGCGTCGCCGTCGTAAGCGATAACCGTCTGCCGATCGTCAGCTTTCGTTTGGCATTTGTCGGTGGGGACTCGAATGATCCGCCCGAGCTCGCCGGCCTGAGCGACATGATGTCGCACCTGATGAGCGAAGGGACCACGAGCCGGACAAGCGTGCAAATTGCCGAAGAGGTTGAGCGACTCGGCGCTACCTTAAGCGTTAACTCCGGTTCGGACTTTGTGACCGTGGGAGCATCTGCGCTCTCACTTTACGTCGATGAGATCCTCGAGTTGATGGCCGACGTAACTCTGCGTCCTTCGTTTCCGCAAAACGAAATCGATCTGGCGCGCGAGAACACGAAGCAGATGCTCATCCAGCAGCGGGCCCAACCAAACTTCCTCGCGTCCGAACGGACCGCGAAAGTGATGTTTGGCAATCATCCTTACGCGCGCATCTCGCCGACCTCGGCATCCCTGGACGCCATGAACCGGGACATGTTCGTTGACTTTCACCGCACGCGGCTCGTGCCAAACAACGCAGTGATGCTGGTGGTCGGAGACATTGAAGTTGATGAGATCGTCGCGAAAATCGAAAAGCTGTTTGGTGCCTGGAAACGCGAGACCCTGGCGCAATCAAACTTTCCTGCGTTGCCGCAACTCTCCGCGCGGAAGGCGTTTTTGGTAGACCGGCCGGGCTCAGCCCAGTCGAACATCGTCATCGCGAATGCCGGCATCACCCGCACCAGTCCGGATTACTTCCCAATGCTGGTGATGCATACAGTACTGGGCGCCAACGCCTCGTCGCGGCTCTTCATGAACCTGCGCGAAGAAAAAGGCTACACCTACGGCGCGTATTCAAATGTTGATGCGCGCCGTCTGGCCGGCACCTTCCGCGTTTCCGCCGAAGTACGCACGCCCGTTACGGGCGCGTCGCTGCATGAGTTTTTTGTTGAACTCGAACGCATTCGCAACGAGCGTGTTCCGGATGAAGAACTGGGGAATGCGAAATCCTATCTGGCCGGGGTTTTTCCGATTCGCATCGAAACGCAGGATGGCTTAATCGATCAACTTACCGGAGTGAGGATGTATGACTTGCCATCCGATTACCTGCACACGTATCGCGATAAGGTTAATGCCGTAACCGCAGAGGAAGTTCAGCGCGTCGCCCAGCAACATGTGACGCCTGACCGCGCGGTGATTGTCGTGGTGGGCGATGCGGCCGAAGTTGAAAGCCAGCTGCGCGACTATGCGGATCAGATTGAGTTTTACGACACAGAAGGAAACAAAACGAGGTAGGACGCAAAACGGTAGGAGCCAAGAGGTAGGTGCAATGGAGTAAAGCTCTCGGCTCTTAGCTCTTACGTCTTCGCTCTTGCCTCTTTGCGCTTGCCTCTTTGCTTCTATCCGCCTACACCGCTCCCTGAAGACGCTCGACATCAAGCACGCCGGGAACGCTCTTGATTGAACTTGTCACCTTGTCCAGGTGCTTCACGTCGAAGACTTCCACAGTCACTTCGATACGGCCCTTCTGATCAGGCCCAATGGATGCGCGGGCGTCGCGGATGCCCGTTCTCATGTCCGAAATCGCGCCCGTGATACCGGCAATCATGCCGGTCCGATTCTCCGTCGTCGCCAATAGTTTCACCGCATAGGCCGTCTTTTCGGGCCGCGAAGCCCATTCAACGTTCACGATTCGTTCAGGGTTAATCATGAGTTGTTGCACGTTCTTGCAACGCTTGGTATGCACCGCCACGCCCTTGCCGCGGGTGATGTAGCCGATGATGTCCTCGCCATGGAGCGGATTACAACAGCGGGCGCGGTTTACCATCAAATCCTCAACGCCACGCACGACGATCGCGCCATCGCCGCCGAGCAACCGCCGCACCGCGCGCACGCCGCTCCGCAGTTTTGATTCTTTCTGTTGGGCCAGCGCCTCGAATTTTTCAGGCCCAAGATACTTCGCAATGATGTTCCGCGGCACGATCTTTCCATAACCCATCGCCGCCAGCAGATCGTCCGTGCGCCCGTAACCGTATTCGCCGGCGATCCGCTTCAGGTCGCCGTTACTGTCCGCCAAGAGTTTCTTAAAGGGGATTTGGAACCGACTCGCCTCTTTTTCAAATAGCTTGCGGCCGATTTCGATCGACTCAGCGCGTTGCTGATCCGCGACCCAGTGCCGGACGCGGTTGCGTGCGCGGGAGGTGACGACGAAATTCAGCCAGTCGCGCGACGGGTGAGCGTTCGGACTAGTCAGAATCTCAACCACGTCGCCGTTCTGAATTTGCGTTCGCAGGGGCACCATCCGCGTGTTGATGCGCGCGCCGGAAGTGGTATTTCCGACCTCCGAGTGAATCATGTAAGCGAAATCGAGAGTGGTCGCGCCGCGCGGCAATTGGATGACTTTGCCCATCGGCGTGAAGGCATAGACGTCTTTCGGATAAAGATCCAGCTTCAGCGCGTCCATGAACTCGCGCGAGTCTTTCACTTCCTGCGTCCACTCAATCAGCGAGCGCAATAGCGTCATGGCTTCGTCGTCGTCACGCGCGCCGCGCTTCCCTTCCTTGTATTTCCAGTGCGCGGCCACGCCTTCTTCGGCCACCAGGTGCATTTGTTCAGTCCGAATCTGGACTTCGAACGGTTGCACTTTAGAGCCGATGACAGACGTGTGCAGCGACTGATACAGATTGTCGCGCGGTGTCGCGATCCAATCCTTGAATCGACCCGGCACCGGTTTCCACGAGTGATGAATCACGCCCAGCGCGGCATAGCAGTGGCGAATTTCGTTCGGCGTAATCACGCGCGCCGCCACCAGATCGTAAACTTGATCCAAATCAATGGCCTGGGCCTGAAGTTTTTTCCAGATTGAGTAGATGCGCTTCACGCGCCCTTCAATGCGCACGAAGGGAACATCGGCTTCGCGCATTTGCTGCTCGATCGTCGCGGTCACGTCGTTCAGGAACGCTTCGTTAGCCGCGCGCCGTTTCTCTAACTGCACAGTGATTTCCCGGTAGTCCTCAGGATGCAGATTGCGGAACGCGAGATCCTCAAGCTCGCCGCGCAATTTACCCATACCGAGCCGATGCGCAATCGGCGCGTAAATGTCCATCGTCTCCTGGGCGATGCGGCGGCGTTTTTCGGGGCTGAGAAACTCGAGCGTCCGCATGTTGTGCAGGCGATCGGCCAGTTTGACCAGCACCACGCGCACATCATCGACCATCGCGAGCAGCATCTTGCGCACATTCTCTGCCTGCTGCTCTTCCCGCGAGACGCTGCTGATGTGCGCAATTTTTGTGAGGCCTTCAACCAGATGAGCGACTTCTTCACCGAAGTATTCGCGAATCGTTTTGGGATCGGCGAGCGTGTCTTCCACCACGTCGTGCAGCAGACCGGTCGAGACGGAAACCGCATCCATGCGCATGTCGGCGAGGATATTCGCCACTTCCAGCGGATGAACGAGGTAGGCTTCGCCCGAAGCGCGCTTCTGGCCCTTGTGCTCGCGGGCCGAGAAAAGATAGGCGCGCCGCAGCAGATTAAGGTCCGCCTGCGGATGGTTACGCCGTACCTTCTCAACGATTTCTTCGATGCGAACCATAAAAAAAACAAAAACGTCAGTCGTCAGGTGTCAGTGGTCAGTTGATTAAAAGCAGAGGGCAACTGACAACTGACAGCGGACTACTGACGCCCGATGCATTATAGCAAGAGGTGACGTTCGACTCGAACGAGTCTTACGTCACCTCTTTGGTTTCAGATGAAATAGGAACTATGGAGTCGGCGAGGCCGCAGCCGCTTCGGCTGCTTCTTCCTTCTTCCGCCGTTCGTCAGCGAGCTGCGACGCGCGTTTCTGCGCCGTTTCCGCCTGACGTTCGTATTGTGACGCAGCGGTCGAGTCGCTGTTCATCTTGGCGATCTTGGCGGCTTCAATCAGCAGATTGGTCTTGTAAGACCACGCTGATTCGCTGTTCGGATCGTATTTGATGGCCGTCTCAGCCTGTTCCAGACCCCGGGTCACGCACTGTTGGATCTTGTCGAAGTCCTTCGGGTCTTTCGGCTTCTGATAGTTGGACTTGCCCTCCGCGATAACCTTCACGTCCGGCAACTCGGTAATCTTGAACGAGCAATCCCAATCCTTGCCGGCCAGGATCGCGTACGCCTCGGCCCGCTTTTCATTCGTCTGGGTCGTGTCGTTAGCGCGCTTCAGAATCCAGTCGCGCAGGTTTGTCTCGTCCTTAATTGCCGAATACAAAACCGAGATTGCCTTGTAAGCCTCGTCGTTGTTCGGATCGTTTTGCAGGAGGTGCTTGTAAGCCTCGATCGCGTCGCGGGCGCGCTGCACGTTCTCAGGTGAATCAACGCCTGGCTTGTACTGTTGGTGGATGATGCGCGCAATAAAGATCGGGGCAGTCTTGTTGCTGGGATCGAGCGCCAGCGCGCGTTTGGCATGTTGTTCCGCCTGATCGAAGTGGCCTTCTTTATAAGCTTTGGCCGCTTCGTTCAGTTCGTTCTTCGCCCGAACTTTGGCGATAAGGTTGCAGCCCGATCCGACGCTGACGAGCAAAACCAGGATCGCGATAGCGCAGATCCTGGATTGAGACAATCTCATTTCAGTTCGCTCCATTTGTGCAAACGTGACGGCGCTTGAGTGCGAGCGAGCCAGGCGAGCGGAAAATTACGGCGCTGGACGTCACGTCGCGTGATTATGGTAAATCGTCAACCTGCAAGCCGACTGGATTTGCGCCCGCGCCCTTAATCGCATCAATCACCTTCACCACGTCGCCGTACTTCAGGGACCGGGGGGCTTTCACAAACACAGTCTTCTCAATCTTCTGATCTTCGGGAAGGTTCGAAGTCTCCATGCCGACTTTGTATGCGCGCATTGATTTGCGCAAGTCAAAAGTCTGTTGCAGCTTCGCCGACAGCGCGCTCGGGTCATTCACTGAACCCATCACGTCCTGATTCAGTTTGAGCTGCAAATCCTGACCGATGGTCACGACCAGCGTCAGCGGATTCGGTTTCAACTGGCTAACATCCTCGTTCGGATCCCGTTGGGTTGGAATGTCAGCTTTGAAGCGGCTGGGCTTCAACGGCGTCACGACCATGAAGATGATCAGCAACACCAACAGAACGTCGATCAGCGGCGTCACGTTGATATATGGTTCCGCTTGACCCTTGGCAGTTTGCATTGACATAGCGTTACCCTCTAATTACCTCAACCGGCGTCTTAGGTCGCCGCGCCTTTCTTCTTCTTGTCCGCGACCAGCCCAATCTTGTCTATGCCTTTTTCGCGGACCGCGTTGATGACCTTGACTACCTCGCCGTAGCTCACGTTGACGCCGCTCTTGACGTAAACGATCCGGTCTTCTTCCTTCTTGGTCTGCAGCGCTTTTTCGACCTGCGTCTTCAGGTCATCCATGTTTACCTTCTTCTTGCCCAGGTAAACCTCAGTCGCTTCCGGCGTACACTGCGGACTGTCCGGCGGCCGGCAAACCACCGACACGATCACGGACGTCTCTTTATTGATTGCCTGATCCTCGTCAGGGTTCTTCAGGTCGCGCGGAATCGGGACCGTAATGCCCTGTTGCAAGAACGGCGTCACCACCATGAAGATGATCAGAAGCACCAACATGATGTCGACCATCGGCGTGACGTTAATCTCGGATTGAAATCCGCTCTTGTCGCCTCCAGCCTGCATGCTCATGGTAAATCTCCTTTCGCCGCGAACGTCGCGCGGCGCAAAGGCCAGCCCGGCCGACGCCGCGCTGACCAGCTTCCTTCAGACTTCAACTACGGATTGAGTTGCTTGGTGCGGTTCTTGATGAAATAGTCCACCAGCTCAGAAGCTGAGTTGTCCATCTCGACCACGAAACCATCAACCTTGCCGGTGAAGTAGTTAAACAGCCACACCGCCGGCACCGCGACTACCAGACCAAGCGCCGTCGTAAACAACGCTTCCGAAATTCCACCCGCGACGGCCGCGATACCGGCCGATTCGGCGTTCTTCATGCCGCGGAACGCGTTGATGATTCCGAACACCGTGCCGAACAGACCGACGAACGGCGCCGTCGAACCGATGGTCGCGAGGCCCGACAAGCCACGCCGGAACTCTGCGGTCTTGATGGCAATCGCCCGCTGTAAAGCGCGCTTCGAAGCCTCGATCTCATCGCCCGAAATCTCAGACGACTGCTCGTGGGCGCGGAACTCCTGCAGGCCGCTGTTGACGACCATCGCCAGGTGCGACTTGCGATGCTTGTCGCTGATGTTGATGGCTTCTTCGATGCGGTTATTCTTCAGCGCCTGGGCCACGCGCGGAGCAAATTCCCGCGATTGCTTCTTTGCGGCCGTGTAGGTCAGATAACGCTCGACCATGATGGCAATCGAATACACCGACATAATTAAAAGAATAACCACGACGACGATCGCGACGGCTCCCATGTTCTTGACCATTTCAGTTAGCGTGAAGTGGTCAACTGCGGGCGCCGACGGCGCCGGAGTGGCTTGCCAAAGAACGAAAAGGAAGCTGAGCGCTTTCGTTCCGAGGATGCTTGTTAGAATAGTCACGGTAGATCCTCCAAGGAAATTAGGTTCAAAACTGAATCTTTTTTACAGCAGGTCGTGGCCGCCGCCAGGGTTACCGGCAGCGACCGCGATTATTACTGCGCCACGAAGTTATAGATGATGACGCCGGAAACTTTAACCGGCATGCCTGACAGCTTCGTAGGCGTAAACTTCGACGCCCGCGCCGCTGCGACGGCCGCGCCTTGCAGAAGCGGATGGCCCGAAACCGGCGCCGCGGAAACCACGTTGCCGTTTTCATCGATGACGATTTGCACCCTCACCTGACCGGCCGCCCGCGCGCTGCGCGCAATCGCCGGGTAAGGCGGCTGCACCAGTCGCACTGCTTTGCCGTTAAGCACGCCGCCGGAGATCGGAGCTTTCGGCGGTGTTGGTTTCGGTGGCGGCGGCGGCGGCGCATCCGCAACGTCAACCTTTGTAGGTCCAGTCGAAATGACGCTGCCGGTTCCAGAGCCCGGCGCGACCGGCGCAATCGCGTTAGTGTTTCCACTGCCCAGCATCGTTACCACGCCCTTGCGAACGGGCGGAACGTCGCTGGCTTTAGCAGAAACTTCTTTCGGCACCAGGTCAGCGCGCGAGACGTCGGCGATCAATTCCCTGCGAACGTCAACGTTCTTGCTCACGTCCATCTTTTCAGGCTTCGCCTCTTGCTTCTGCTCCTGTTGCTGTTGCTGCACCGGGACCGGTGCAATCAACGCGGTCAGCTCTAACGTTTGCTGATCGATGAAGGCCGGCGCCCACAAAATACCGGCAATCAATCCGGCGATGATCAGCACGACGTAAATTGCCGTGAAGCCCAGCAGAAACGAACCCTTGCGTTTAATGTCTTCCGAGTGCGAACCCGACTCGACTAAATGTTCGAACATCTTCAGTCCTCCCTACGTGGTGCCAAAAGGGTCAGATCCAAGATCTATTCGAGAGCGATTCAAAAAGGAAACTATTGCAAATCAATAACACAAAGTAAGCGAATTCCTTTTGACCGCGGAAAAGAAAGGAAGCCGCCGCGTGCGTTGCGGCCAGTTCGAGAGACAAAATAAACTGGCCGCTTAACGTACTACCATCGTGCTTTCCGCAACTACCCTGACGCAAAGGCACGATCAAAAACGTATTTAATTGGCCAGCAACGGGTGCAGTCTATGCCGCGAATACGCGCAAAGTCAAGAGCAAACAAAGCCGTGTTTTCACGTGTTTGCGACACTTCACGCCCCATCACCTGCAACAACACGCTCAGTTAGAAACCGAGCCGGAGGATTATGTTCCCGCCGATTACGCTACGCTGCGCGTGAAGGCTTCCCGACATTCTTGCGCCCTGCGTCAGTGCGCTTTGGTTGGAAACCTGAACGCGCACTAGCGGTCGTTGCAAGCTTGTTAGCAGCTTCAATCTTCCGCTCCCACCAAACCATGATGGGGCTGGCGATCGCAATTGAAGAATAGGTGCCGACGATGGTTCCGATGAGCAGCGCAAGTGAGAAAGCGCGCAGAACCTCGCCTCCGAAAATGACCATCGCGAGAACTGAAAGAACGATTAGGCCCTGGGTAATGACCGTTCGCGATAGCGTCTGATTGATCGAGTCGTTGGTAATTTTGTAAAGCGATTCACGCCGATGCAGTTTCCGATTCTCGCGCACGCGGTCGAACACCACAATGGTGTCGTTAACCGACGCGCCGACGAGCGTCAGAAACGCCGCGATGACCGTGAGGTTCACTTCCCATTGGAAAATTGAAAAGAAGCCCAGCGTCACGAGCACGTCGTGGAACACCGCGATCACGGCCGCGGCCCCGTATGTCCATTCGAAACGGAACGCGATGTAGACAAGCATCCCCACCAGCGCCGCGAGCGTGACCGCGATGGCCTTGTTTCTCAGCTCGGCGCCGGCGACCGCCCCGACAGCATCCGTGCCGATGATTTCGTACGCGGATCCTTCGGGACCGATGGAGTTGAGCGCCGTGCGAACTTTGGTTCGACCCAACTCGACGTCCGAATCCGATTCGGTGGAGCCGGCTCCCGCAAGCGGAAGTTTGATGAGAAACGTATCAGGTCGATCAACCACCGGTTGAATGACCGCTTCGTTAAGACCCTGCGCGCCGAGCGTGGCGCGGATCTGTTCAGCCGTCGCCGCCTGCTTGAAGCGCGCGGTGACTACGGTACCGCCCCGAAAATCAACGCCGAGGTTAAAAGCGTTCGTTCCGTTCGGATGCTTCCACTCGCGGAAAATCGCCGAGCCGAGACCGGCAACCATCAGCAGGACTGAAATTCCAATAAAGATCCGTCGCCACTTCAGCCAATCAAAATTAACTGCTTTGAAGATTTGAAACATTCGTCAAGTATCGTTAACTAAACGCTCAGTGTCTGGGCGCGACGCTTCCGCCGCAGCAGCCACATGAAAATGGTCCGCGAAACGTAAACCGCCGAGAACAGATTAATTACCAGACCGAGAATAAGAGTCACCGCAAAACCGCGGAGCGGGCCGGTGCCAAAAACAAACAGGAACAAGGACGACACCACAGTGGTCACGTGCGTGTCGATAATCGTCACGATCGCGCGATCAAAGCCCTGATCGACCGCTGAGGGGACAGTTTTCCCGGCTCGTAACTCCTCCCGAATGCGCTCAAAGATCAGCACGTTCGAATCGACGGCCATACCGATCGTAAGAATCATGCCGGCGATGCCCGGCAGAGTCAGCGTCGCGCCAAAAACAATCACGCCCGCCAGCATCAGGATCATGTTGAGCAAGAGCGCGATGACGGCGTTGATGCCTGAGCCCCGGTAGTAGAAAAGCATGAAGGCGACTACGAACAGTAAGCCGTACAGCGAAGCCTTGACGCCGGAACGAATTGAGTCGGCTCCCAGGCTCGGGCCCACCGTGCGCTCTTCCTGATATTCGATGTCGGTCGGCAGCGCCCCCGAGCGCAATGTCAGCGCGAGATCCTCTGCCGATTTTTGTGTGAATCTTCCAGTGATTTCACCTTGATCGTAAATCTGGCCCTTAATATATGGCGCTGATTTAACTTCGTCGTTCAGCACGACACCCATGTACTCGTTGATGTTCGCGCCTGTCCATTTGCTGAACTTGTCGGCGCCCGAAGGCTTCAGTGCAAACGAAATTTGATAATCGTTAACGCCGCCACTCGCCTGCACTGCCGTCGCATTCCGCAATTCGGAGCCATCGATAACCGGCGGGTTCTCGACGACAACCCAACGCTTCTCTTTTTCAGTTTGTGGCTGGGTCGGGGTGTCACCCGCCGACGCGGGCTCGTCCCGTTCCGAGTACGGCAATACACGCCGGTTTTGAGGAATAGTTCCGCCTGAACCGAGGGTCGCCAACGCTTCTTCTCTGGTCCCGTACGACTGCAAACCCGACGGGGCCGGTGAACTGATCACGTGAACAAGTTCAAGCCGCGACTGGGCTTTCATCAACTCTTTGACGCGTTCGGGATCCTGAATACCCGGCATCTGCACGAGAATGCGATAAGAACTTTGCGAGCCGTGTCGCTGGACCAACGGCTCAGCAACGCCAAATTGGTCTAAGCGTCCTTCAATGATTCGCTGCGCTTGTACCGTTGCCTGCTCTGCCAATAACCCCTGCGCGGTCGCCGGCAGCGTCCACGAAATCGTGCTGCCGCTGATCGAGGAGGTCCAGCTCGAGACGTCAACTTTCTGCTTTACGGCGTTTTCAATTTCGCTCAGTTTTGCCGGGTCCGCAGCTTCCACAACGAACCGGTATCCGCCGGTTGTTTCAGCGCGTGCGTCCTTAATTTGAAATCCGGCGTCCTCAGCAGCTTTCCGCGCCGCGGCAGCATTATCCGTAGTCAGCTTCGCCAGATACTTATCGACGCGGACGCGCATCACCAGATGCGATCCGCCCTTCAGATCCAGACCGAGCCGAATATTGTTCGCGAGATTGGCTTTCACGCCCGACCACGTAAAGTCGTTCAGCCGGGGCCGCCGGCCGCGCGGGCCGATGACAAGATAAATTCCGACGATCGTTACGATAGCGATGATGATCGTGCGCTGAATTACGTTCTTTTTCTTCATGGGAACTGCAGCGTGTTACTTCTGCTCTTCGTTGTCCACGCCGGCTACCGCCGAGCGCGCAATCTCGAGGATCGTTTTGTCGGCGCTGCGCACCAGGAAGCTTGTCTCTTTGACGGTCGTGATGGTGCCGATGACGCCGCCGGTGGTGACGATCTTGTCACCAGCTTTCAGGTCGGCGATTTGGGCTTGCAGTTGACGCTGTTTCTTTTGCTGCGGCCGAATCAATAGTAGGTAGAAGACACCAAACACCAGCAGCATCGGAATGAGAAATCCGAAACCGCCCGCGCCTTGAAGTAATAGAAGCAACATATTTGTTGGTTATGAACCCTTCTGATCCCGTCACTACCACACCACGCGAGCTGCTCGCGCGGGGACCCCGGTTTGCTCCGGGTTCTGACACAAGCTATTCCAAACCAGAGCTGAGTTGCTCAGTGAACTCTCGCCGGAATTGTGCGAATTGGCCAGACCGGATAGCTTGCCTGACGTGTCTCATGGTGTCAAGGAAGAACGCCAGATTGTGATGCGTCAGAAGGATGCTTGCGAGCATCTCGCCCGCAAGGTACAGATGGCGAAGGTAAGCGCGTGAATGACGCCGGCAGACTGAACACGGGCAGGCTTCGTCCAGAGGTCTTTTGTCGGCCGCGAATCGAGCATTTTTGATGTTCAGTTTTCCGCGAGAAGTGAAGGCCTGGCCCGTCCGGCCGTTGCGCGTCGGGAGCACGCAATCGAACATATCGATGCCCCGCGCAACTGATTCAACCAGGTCTTCCGGCGTACCGACACCCATCAAGTATCTCGGCTGGTCGACGGGCATGCGCGGCGCGATGTCTTCAATGATTTCGAGCATCACCGGTTTTTCTTCGCCGACACTCAGACCGCCGATTGCATAGCCGTCGAATCCGATCTCAACTGTCCGTTCCAGACTTTCGCGTCGCAGATCCAAATGAGACGCACCCTGCAGGATCCCAAAGAGTGCTTGACCTTCCGAAAGCGCCGTCCCGACGGCGCGGGACTGCAGTTCTAAATGCGCCTCCTTCGATCGCTGCGCCCAACGTAACGTCAGCTCCATGCTGCGCCGGGCCGCGTCAGGATCGATCTGTCCCGGCGGACACTCGTCGAACGCCATGGCGATCTCGGCCCCCAGCACGGTTTGCACTTCCATCGAAATTTCGGGCGAGAGAAAACAAAGCGCGCCGTCGATGTGAGAACGAAACTCAGTTCCCTCTTCGGTGACTTTGCGGATTTCTGCGAGACTCCAAACTTGAAACCCGCCTGAGTCGGTGAGCATCGCGCGCTCCCAGCCGATGAAGTTGTGGAGGCCGCCGCAAGCTTTGATCACTTCAATGCCGGGCCGCAGCCAAAGGTGATACGTGTTGCCAAGGATTATCCGGGCGTCGAGATCAGCCGCTTCAAGTTCTTCGAACCGAATCCCCTTCACCGTGCCCGCCGTCCCGACCGGCATGAACACTGGCGTCTCGATTTCGCCGCGCCGCGTAGTGAGAATTCCCGCGCGCGCCTCACCGTCACGGGCCTGAACTTGAAACTCGAGGGTAGAGACTTGAGGCTTGAGGCTGGTCATCTGCGTCTCGTTTTTGACTTGTGCCTTTCAATGATTCGGATTGGCGTCGCATAAAAGTCGAACTCTTCCCGCATGCGGTTCTCAAGGTGCCGCAGAAAGGAAAAGTGCAGACCGGCTTTGCCGCCCGAAGTGAAGACAACGAACGTTGGCGGACGCACGCCGATTTGCGTGATGTACTGGACGTGAAGCCGCGAGCCGCGAAACGTTTTCGCCGGCGTCACCCCCGAGCGCTGGCGCACTTCACGTTCAAAGAAATCGTTAAGCCGCGAAGTAGGAATGCGCACGCTGCGAACAGCATTCGCGCGAATCGCGAGGGGCAGAAGTTTCTGCA is a genomic window of Pyrinomonadaceae bacterium containing:
- the secD gene encoding protein translocase subunit SecD; protein product: MKKKNVIQRTIIIAIVTIVGIYLVIGPRGRRPRLNDFTWSGVKANLANNIRLGLDLKGGSHLVMRVRVDKYLAKLTTDNAAAARKAAEDAGFQIKDARAETTGGYRFVVEAADPAKLSEIENAVKQKVDVSSWTSSISGSTISWTLPATAQGLLAEQATVQAQRIIEGRLDQFGVAEPLVQRHGSQSSYRILVQMPGIQDPERVKELMKAQSRLELVHVISSPAPSGLQSYGTREEALATLGSGGTIPQNRRVLPYSERDEPASAGDTPTQPQTEKEKRWVVVENPPVIDGSELRNATAVQASGGVNDYQISFALKPSGADKFSKWTGANINEYMGVVLNDEVKSAPYIKGQIYDQGEITGRFTQKSAEDLALTLRSGALPTDIEYQEERTVGPSLGADSIRSGVKASLYGLLFVVAFMLFYYRGSGINAVIALLLNMILMLAGVIVFGATLTLPGIAGMILTIGMAVDSNVLIFERIREELRAGKTVPSAVDQGFDRAIVTIIDTHVTTVVSSLFLFVFGTGPLRGFAVTLILGLVINLFSAVYVSRTIFMWLLRRKRRAQTLSV
- the yajC gene encoding preprotein translocase subunit YajC, which codes for MLLLLLQGAGGFGFLIPMLLVFGVFYLLLIRPQQKKQRQLQAQIADLKAGDKIVTTGGVIGTITTVKETSFLVRSADKTILEIARSAVAGVDNEEQK
- the tgt gene encoding tRNA guanosine(34) transglycosylase Tgt yields the protein MTSLKPQVSTLEFQVQARDGEARAGILTTRRGEIETPVFMPVGTAGTVKGIRFEELEAADLDARIILGNTYHLWLRPGIEVIKACGGLHNFIGWERAMLTDSGGFQVWSLAEIRKVTEEGTEFRSHIDGALCFLSPEISMEVQTVLGAEIAMAFDECPPGQIDPDAARRSMELTLRWAQRSKEAHLELQSRAVGTALSEGQALFGILQGASHLDLRRESLERTVEIGFDGYAIGGLSVGEEKPVMLEIIEDIAPRMPVDQPRYLMGVGTPEDLVESVARGIDMFDCVLPTRNGRTGQAFTSRGKLNIKNARFAADKRPLDEACPCSVCRRHSRAYLRHLYLAGEMLASILLTHHNLAFFLDTMRHVRQAIRSGQFAQFRREFTEQLSSGLE